CTGAAATTCAAGACAGAGATAATGATTTTCCTATTAGAGTGGTAGCTGGTTTCGATAACGCTTGTATGTCCTGTCCAAATCGCGGAGATCGAATTTGTGAAGCAAATGAAGGCTCTCAAAAACATGTCATCACGATGGATTTGAATGTAATCCAGCACTTAGGTTTAATTGTTGGGAAATACTATCAAAAATCAACATTGATGGATCTTGTCGCTAAAAGAGTAGATCCTGATGATTTAGATGAGCTTTGCAAAGGCTGTTCCTGGCTACAATATGGGGTATGTAAGCAAGGAATAATCGAAATGAAGGATCGATTTGGAGTAATTGAAAATCAACCTATCATGGCAAAAAAGAGATGACGTAATAATAAATACGTCACCTCTTATCCCTTATAATTTATCCCCTAATTTGTCCATTTCCGTATATATAAAACTTACTAGAAGTAAGCGCTGGTAAACCCATTGGTCCACGTGCATGGAGCTTTTGTGTACTTATTCCA
The DNA window shown above is from Bacillus sp. T3 and carries:
- a CDS encoding DUF1284 domain-containing protein translates to MFLRGHHLLCIQGFRGMGYSEDFVKNMTEIVAEIQDRDNDFPIRVVAGFDNACMSCPNRGDRICEANEGSQKHVITMDLNVIQHLGLIVGKYYQKSTLMDLVAKRVDPDDLDELCKGCSWLQYGVCKQGIIEMKDRFGVIENQPIMAKKR